Genomic window (Mesorhizobium sp. M4B.F.Ca.ET.058.02.1.1):
ACCTACAAATGGTGGAACTGGCACGACAACTACGAAGAGGGTGCCGCCCCCGACCAGAGATGGGTCGAAGTGTCGGACGTCGGCGAGGCGGCGTTCCGCAACAAGAGCGCCTGAGTGTGAAGCGACTCTGGCGGTGCCAGCCGCACCGCCGGAGCCGATCTCTCTCCACGCGTCCGCAGGAATCCCGCCAGTTTGAAAGGTGGCAAAGATGAGCATCGACAATCCCGCCCCTGGCCCGGCCGTCCCGAGCGGCTTCGGCCTCGCCGACTGGCTCAGCCTTGCGGCGGCGCCGACCTTCGCAATCATGGCGCTGCTGACAGCCGCCTATGGCGGCCATGACATGATGTGCATGCCCGGCCCCGGTGCCTCGATGCTGAGCGGCATGGTACCGATGTATCTTTTGATGGCCGCCTTCCATCTGGCGCCCTGGCTGCGGCTAGTGGCGCGGCGGGCGTGAGATTTCGCATCGCGGCCAATGACCGCCGTACCGGCCCAAGTGCCCGCTAAGCGCCAGCGACGAGTTGCCACCGGGTCTCGAATGACCGGAGTGGGGCCGACAGCGCACTGACAGCTTCAGGCTGCAAATCTTCAAGAGCGGACATTACGCTAGGCGTTAGCATTGTCATGACCTGACCCCATCACGATGTTCACTCCGGCCAGTGGATGTCGGGATTTGGCGTGCGATTACCTCAGCCAACTGCACCGCAACAACATCCAAGACACTCGCGCTTGCCGAAGGGGCTGTCGGCACTGACTGGATTAGCGTAAGCTAATGTCCACAAGGGGTGCGCACATGCACCGTGTCATCGCCATAGCGATCGTGGTTCTCGCGGCCGTGTTCGGTTCCGCGAGGGCTGAGGTGCTGATCGGGGTCTCGTCTGCGATGACAGGACGGCTTGCCTGGATCGGCGAGCAGGGACAGCGCGGCGCCGAGATGGCGGTGGCCGACGTCAACGCCGCGGGCGGCGTGCTTGGCCAGAAGGTGAGGCTCATCTCGGTCGACGATTTCTGCGATCCCGAGCAAGCGGTCGCGGCCGCCCGGAAGCTGGTGGCTGACGGGGTGGTGCTCGTCGTCGGGCATTTTTGCTCCGGGGCCTCGATCCCCGCATCAAAAGTGTACGAGGAGGCGGGCATCGTCGAAATATCCCCAGGCTCGACCAATCCGCAACTGACCGAACAGGGCCGTCGCAATGTCTTCCGCACCATTGGCCGCGACGACGCGCAAGGGTTCATCGCCGGCAACTACCTTGCCGATCGCTGGGGCGACAAGAAGATTGCAATCCTTCACGACAATTCGACCTACGGGAAGGGTCTCGCCGACGAGACCAGGAAGCAGCTGAACAAACGGGGCGTGACCGAAGCTGTCTACGACGCATACGCGCCCGGGAAGGACGACTATTCAGCCGAGGTCGCTGCATTGCAGAGCGCCGGCGTCTCAGCCTTGTATGTGGGTGGTTATCATGCCGACGTTGGGCTGATTGCTC
Coding sequences:
- a CDS encoding branched-chain amino acid ABC transporter substrate-binding protein is translated as MHRVIAIAIVVLAAVFGSARAEVLIGVSSAMTGRLAWIGEQGQRGAEMAVADVNAAGGVLGQKVRLISVDDFCDPEQAVAAARKLVADGVVLVVGHFCSGASIPASKVYEEAGIVEISPGSTNPQLTEQGRRNVFRTIGRDDAQGFIAGNYLADRWGDKKIAILHDNSTYGKGLADETRKQLNKRGVTEAVYDAYAPGKDDYSAEVAALQSAGVSALYVGGYHADVGLIARAAHDRGYTVQLISGDALATEEFALIAGPAAEGTLFTFPADPRRNAGAAAIVEQFRAENFEPAGYTLLSYCAVQVWAQAVAKAGSLEPKAVIATLREQEFDTVIGRVDFDDKGDLTRQSWVWYVWRGGEYVPVE